One part of the Sardina pilchardus chromosome 5, fSarPil1.1, whole genome shotgun sequence genome encodes these proteins:
- the upk3b gene encoding uroplakin-3b isoform X1, which translates to MRTSYIIAAFLITFIGPGQSETVEHAPTVTPLNYVGKITTDTVILTTPRCYFGIPTNSSCNQTDCEIWLVPALNSSISTFDADQTDPDILSLSPYPTAFTANGSKNYFLTKVGLLKDFLCPSATVRNSGSTYFRVGSEGSCTTANCNGVLPDGSTVNFKYLVLDPANKAILSETKWSDDISLYTSQNLDAIDDSLPGRSAAMVVITAILSVALFLLLVLLVTMLILALCWDEKEPIQALGSLRIPQYDTHHFKDPAPHVNPAYEHDQRGHPIFNVPSPIKLQDFDE; encoded by the exons ATGAGGACCAGTTACATAATTGCAGCCTTCCTAATAACATTTATTGGACCGGGACAAa GTGAGACAGTTGAACATGCCCCAACCGTCACACCCCTAAACTATGTAGGGAAGATCACCACCGACACAGTCATATTGACAACACCACGATGCTACTTTGGAATCCCAACCAACTCATCTTGCAACCAGACTGACTGTGAGATCTGGTTGGTGCCCGCACTGAACTCCT caatcagcacTTTTGATGCAGATCAAACAGACCCTGATATTTTGAGCCTGTCCCCTTATCCCACTGCATTCACTGCCAACGGCTCCAAGAACTATTTCCTGACTAAAGTGGGACTCCTGAAAGACTTCCTGTGTCCGTCTGCAACTGTTCGAAACTCTGGAAGCACTTACTTCAGAGTGGGATCAGAGGGAAGCTGTACCACTGCTAACTGCAACGGAGTGTTACCTGATGGCTCCACTGTgaa cTTTAAGTATCTCGTTCTTGATCCTGCCAACAAGGCGATTTTATCCGAGACAAAGTGGTCTGATGACATCTCTCTCTACACCT CTCAGAATCTTGATGCCATTGATGACAGCCTTCCCGGGAGATCCGCTGCAATGGTGGTCATCACAGCAATCCTGTCTGTTGCCCTGTTTCTCCTGCTGGTGTTACTCGTGACCATGCTCATATTAGCTCT GTGCTGGGATGAGAAGGAGCCAATCCAAGCTCTAGGATCCCTGCGCATTCCACAGTATGACACTCACCACTTTAAGGACCCAGCTCCACATGTTAACCCAGCTTATGAACATGATCAGAGAGGCCACCCTATATTCAATGTACCCAGTCCCATTAAGCTTCAGGATTTTGATGAATAA
- the upk3b gene encoding uroplakin-3b isoform X2 gives MLLHFDYGETVEHAPTVTPLNYVGKITTDTVILTTPRCYFGIPTNSSCNQTDCEIWLVPALNSSISTFDADQTDPDILSLSPYPTAFTANGSKNYFLTKVGLLKDFLCPSATVRNSGSTYFRVGSEGSCTTANCNGVLPDGSTVNFKYLVLDPANKAILSETKWSDDISLYTSQNLDAIDDSLPGRSAAMVVITAILSVALFLLLVLLVTMLILALCWDEKEPIQALGSLRIPQYDTHHFKDPAPHVNPAYEHDQRGHPIFNVPSPIKLQDFDE, from the exons ATGTTATTGCACTTTGATTACG GTGAGACAGTTGAACATGCCCCAACCGTCACACCCCTAAACTATGTAGGGAAGATCACCACCGACACAGTCATATTGACAACACCACGATGCTACTTTGGAATCCCAACCAACTCATCTTGCAACCAGACTGACTGTGAGATCTGGTTGGTGCCCGCACTGAACTCCT caatcagcacTTTTGATGCAGATCAAACAGACCCTGATATTTTGAGCCTGTCCCCTTATCCCACTGCATTCACTGCCAACGGCTCCAAGAACTATTTCCTGACTAAAGTGGGACTCCTGAAAGACTTCCTGTGTCCGTCTGCAACTGTTCGAAACTCTGGAAGCACTTACTTCAGAGTGGGATCAGAGGGAAGCTGTACCACTGCTAACTGCAACGGAGTGTTACCTGATGGCTCCACTGTgaa cTTTAAGTATCTCGTTCTTGATCCTGCCAACAAGGCGATTTTATCCGAGACAAAGTGGTCTGATGACATCTCTCTCTACACCT CTCAGAATCTTGATGCCATTGATGACAGCCTTCCCGGGAGATCCGCTGCAATGGTGGTCATCACAGCAATCCTGTCTGTTGCCCTGTTTCTCCTGCTGGTGTTACTCGTGACCATGCTCATATTAGCTCT GTGCTGGGATGAGAAGGAGCCAATCCAAGCTCTAGGATCCCTGCGCATTCCACAGTATGACACTCACCACTTTAAGGACCCAGCTCCACATGTTAACCCAGCTTATGAACATGATCAGAGAGGCCACCCTATATTCAATGTACCCAGTCCCATTAAGCTTCAGGATTTTGATGAATAA
- the prkrip1 gene encoding PRKR-interacting protein 1 homolog, with protein MAANGKPSKPGKPGKEAQPLIIAKTPAEEQRLKLERLMRNPDKPAPIPERPKDWNPRAPPEFVRDVMGSSAGAGSGEFHVYRHLRRREYQRQDHLDRMSEHQKLDDDYQDKIKENQQAAEDRTAKRRKKREKLKQKKLMAKKAKQDKTEDSESDSSSDGEKEVEEAEDDAEVPSFVMGKR; from the exons ATGGCTGCGAACGGTAAACCAAGCAAACCAGGGAAACCTGGAAAGGAAGCCCAGCCTTTGATAATTGCTAAAACTCCTGCAGAGGAGCAACGATTGAAATTGGAAAGGCTGATGCGCAATCCC GACAAACCTGCACCTATTCCAGAAAGGCCAAAAGATTGGAATCCTCGTGCTCCTCCAGAGTTTGTTCGAGATGTGATGG GCTCCAGTGCAGGTGCTGGCAGTGGAGAGTTCCATGTGTACAGACATTTGCGGCGACGAGAATACCAGCGACAGGATCACCTGGACCGAATGTCTGAACAT CAAAAACTGGATGATGACTATCAGGACAAAATAAAGGAAAACCAGCAAGCTGCTGAAGACAGAACAGCTAAGCGGCGTAAGAAAAG gGAAAAGCTTAAACAGAAGAAACTGATGGCTAAGAAAGCCAAACAAGATAAAACTGAAG ACTCCGAGAGCGACTCCTCCAGTGACGGTGAAAAGGAAGTGGAGGAGGCTGAGGATGATGCTGAAGTTCCAAGCTTTGTCATGGGGAAGAGGTGA